The following is a genomic window from Coriobacteriaceae bacterium.
CAAGGCCGTCAAGGCCGTGCGCTGGATCTACGCCATCACCGGCGTCGTCGCGCTCCTCGCCGGCATCGCACTGCTTTTTGCACCTGCCAAATCCCTCGTCTTTTTGACGACTGTCCTGGGCTTTTACTTTGTAATCACGGCGGCCATCAGGCTGTTTACCGCCATTTTTGAGCCGTTGCTGCCCACCGGTTGGCGCGTGACGAGCATCATCTCCAACCTGCTCATCATTTTGGGCGGCGTAATAATCCTGCGCAATCAGGCGTTCTCGACCGCGACCCTCACCACGCTCGTGGTGGTCGTTGCCGGCTTTGGCTGGATCGTTGAGGGCGTCATGTCGATTCTGGAGTCCGAACTTTCGTCCAACCGCGCCCTCGCCATCCTGAGCGGTGCGCTCTCCATCATCGCGGGCATGTTCGTGTTTATCTATCCGCTGTGGTCGGCCAAGATGCTCGTCATCTTTAGCGGCGCTGCACTGTTGGTGTTTGGCGTGACGCTGATTGTTCGCGCCATTCAATTTGGCAAAATGGTGCACTAGATGCCGCGAACCCTTTTTATTGACGCTGACGCCTGCCCGGTCACGCGCGAGTCAATCGACTGCGCGCGACGGGCGGGCGTCGCCGTTGTTATCGCCGGCAACAGCACGCAGAACTTGGAACGCCACATTCGCCGCGACGACCCGCGCGATGCCCAGCACGCGCGACGCGGCTTTTGGGTCTCGACGCTCGACGTGAGCGTGGGCGCCGATAGCGCCGACTTTGCCATTGTCGAGCGCCTGCAGGCGGGCGACGTGGTCGTGACGCAGGACATTGGCCTGGCGAGCATGGTGCTCGGGCGCGATGCCGCCGCCATCGGCGTGCGCGGGCGCGTCTACGACAAGGCGACCATCGATATGCAGCTGTTTATCCGCCACGAGGAAAAGAAGGTGCGCCGCGCAGGAGGACGCACCCGCGGACCGGCAGCCTTCACCGGCGAAGACCGCGCCCGCTTTAAACGCAACCTCACCGAGCTGTTGCGCTAACAAAGGTAGATTTTTGGGACATGCCCGGAAATCTACCTTTTTTCGTTTAGGGGCAGCAGACGCACCCTGGAACCATAGCTCAACAAATAACGGACTTCAAAATGCCGCCCCACCGCATGCGCGGGTATTGAGGATGGCAGTTTTGAAGTCCGTTTTGTTTGGCTTGCTTAGAGCCCAAAGGCGGAGAGAACAAGGCCCCAGCCGGCGCCGATGACGTACATCATGACTAGGAACAGGGCGTTTTCACGGGCGCTGCGGTTGGTGCGGAACAGCACCAGGTAGCCCACGCCGGCAGAAATGAGCGTGCCGGCGAGCATCGGGGCCAGTTGCAGTGCGCCTTCGAGGTACAGCTGCGTAATGACGACGCTGGCAGAGCAGTTGGGAATTAGGCCGACGAGCGCCGAGCCCAGGACGGCGAGCGTCTCGTTGCCGCGCAGGAACTGCTCAATCGCGGATTCGCCAAAGGTCTCGAGCACGGCGACCAGAATCAACGTTACCAGGAAAATGAACACCGACACCTGCACGGTGTGCGAGATCGCGCTGCGGATAATCGACAGGACGGGCGCGCCCTCGTGGGAGTGACCATGGTCGTGACCGTGGTGATGCTCGTGCTCGCCCGCGTGGTCGTGGTCATGGTGGCGGCCGTGGTTGTGGTCGTGCCCGTGGCCGTCCTCATCGTCGTCGCATCCGCAATGGTCGCGCTCGCACAGCTCGTGGATGTGGTCGGCGCTCACGCCCGCCTCGGCCACCTCATCGATGATGTCGCCGCCGGTGTGGTCATCGTGCGCACAGTTCACATGGGCCGGATTTGCCGCGGTTCCCAGCACGGTGCGACGGATCGCAGCATGCGCGCGGGCATTACGGCGCAGCCCGCGAATAGCAGCGTCCACGATAAAGCCCGTGACCAGCGCGATCAGCGCCTTCGACGCCAGCAGCATCGCCATGGTCTGCACGGGAACCTGCTCGGCGAGTAAGAGCGGCAGCATCTCGTCGGAGGTCGAAAGGAACACCGCCACCAGCGTGCCCAGTGTCACGACGCGGCCGGCGTACAGCGTAGCCGCCATGGCCGAAAAACCGCACTGCGGCACGATGCCCAGCAGCGAACCGACAACCGGACCCGCGGCGCCAGCGCGCTTGATGGCTCCGTTGACGCGGTCGCCCGCAACATGTTCGAGCGTCTCGAGTGCAAGATATGTCACTAACAAAAACGGCACCAGCGACAGCGTGTCCTTGCCGGCGTCGAGCAGGATATCAATCAGCAAATCCATGACGGATGGAACCTTTCGTGTCTTTCGGCAGCATTGTAAAAGTCCTAGCGGTCAACTAGGGTATTGTAGTTGTCCTAGGCGCGGTGCCAATAGTTGCCCATGGTAAACTATCATCTCGCCATAACTCAGTAACCACGAGCCGCGCGACGCGGCCCGTCCAAGGAGCAGCATATGAACGTTTCGCAAGCACTCGAATACGAGCGCCAGCCGTTTATCCCCATGTTTATCTACGGCGACCACGGCGCCATGGAGTCCGAGCGCCAGAAAGGCGAGGAAGCCCTTAAGGTGCTCGAGACCGAGTACTTTACCGCCGAGGGCGACCCCGGCTTCGACTTTGCCACCGTGCGCGACCTGGCCGACCGCAACCGCGACCTTTGCGACCAGATTGGCGAGGCACGCCTGCGCAATGTGACGCCCGCGACGCTCTCGCGCGGTCTGTCCGACGCCGACACCTGCGCCGCCATCGGCAAGATGCAAAAGCGCACAGCCGCGTCCGTCATGCGCGAGATCCGCGGCGACCGCGACGCGCTCGGTGTGGCGTACGCCCGCAAGCCTATCCAAGGCACAGTGCTCGGCATCGACATCGAGACCACCGGCCGTGCACCCGAGCGCGGCTACATCATCAACGTGGGCTGGGAGATCATGGAGCTCACCAGCGACGCCGTCCCGCACGACGCCGAGGCACACTACTGCGGCCTGCCCGATATCTACCGCGGCGAGGATGTGCCGCTGTCGAATATCCACCACATCACCTGGGACGACATCGACGGCAAAACGCCCTTCCGCGAGAACAAAGAGCTGCAAAAGCAGCTGCTCAAGCTTATGAAGAAGTACCCGTACATGGCACACAACGCCGCCTTTGAGGACAGCTGGTTCAAGATCCACCTGGACGGCTACGCCGAGGCACGCCGCGCCGGCAAGATCATCGTCATCGACTCGCGCCAGATCTGCCGCAGCCTGGATGCCGACGTCCGCTCGCTCCCCCGCGAGTCCGCCCCCGCCGCGCTCGAGAACTGGGCGCGCCGCCGCGGCACCCTCGCCGCCGACGCCAACGAGCAGCACCTGGGCCTCGACGACACCGATCTCATGCTCCGAACCGTCCAAGCCGAGTTCAACCTCAAGAACCTGTTCGCGAAGTAGTGAAGTCGGTCGCAATAACACTCATAACGGCACAGCACAAACAGCAGCAAGCCAGACGAACGCAAAGAAAACGGGGCACGGCCTTTCGACCGCGCCCCGCCTTGCATTCTCGCGGCAAAGAACGCTGCCTGCCACTCATTTTGAAATACGCCCATCTACATTTTTTGAGTTGCGCGGTTTACTCAGCTCATCGCCGAAGCCTTTTTCGCCGTTGCGGAGCCAAAACCCATTCTGAAACCGACTGGTCTGGCGCCCTAACACCTGGTTCCGGTCATAAATTGCACGACAGACGCAGCTCCATCGACTTTTTTACATGAGTCAAAACCGCCTAACTCGAAAAATGCAGATGACATCTACGGAAATTCGCCCAAATGAGGCCAAGTGACAGAAAACTCTCCATTGGCGCCAACCGTTCAACCGCGCATCGGGTGAAAACTACCGTTCACAGAAGATGCGCCGCGTTTCGGCGCCGTTGCCCGATGCCCTCAGTGTGCAGAACACAAGCTATGTCATGATGCGCATATGGGAATCGTTCTGTCACATGCCACGGCACGGGCCGTATACCAAGCAGCCGAGTCGGTCGCGCTATTCACGACCGATCACATACCCATGGAAAAGATCAGGGCATCCATCCCAACCGAGCCCGACCTGCAGACGGCCCAATCGTGGCTGAACGGAAAAGGCATCGAGTCCAAGACCATCCACGTCCTGACGTACTCCAATAACGCCCGAAGGCATTGCGATAGATGCGTTTGCCATCGTACACGCTATACCTTCGACTCGGAAAGCTACCTTGGGCTCGAGGCTGGCGTCTATATCGTTGACATCAAACTATGCGCCCTGCAAGCCGCAAACGATCTCAGCCTTCGGGAACTTGTTGAATACTACTTTGAAATCTGTGGCTCCTACGCACTCGACGCATCCAACGAAACAGGATATCGTGAGCGCCCCGCCCTAACCAATACCGAAGCGCTCAGGAACTTCTTTTCCCAGGCATCGGGCTATCGCGGCTCAAACAATGCAATCAAGGCGCTTGGATATGTGCGCGACGGCTGCCGCTCTCCGCTCGAAACGGCTTTCGTCATGATGCTCACAATGCCCAAATCCGTGGGCGGCTTTGGTATTCGCGCCATCAAAACTGACTTTCCGGTCCCAGTTCCCAAAAGGTACTCTGCCCTTACGAGGCGCACCGTATTCTACTTCGACGCGCTGCTCGAAAAATCGATGACCGACATCGAGTACAACGGATTTTTCCATGATGAGCCCGAGCAACAGGCGATTGATGAGGAGCGTCGAAACACGCTTCGAAACATGGGGTATGCCGTTATCACTATCAGTCGCCATTCATTTTTCAAACAGTCCGCCTTTAGACGGGTTATGGAAGCGATTCGCATTCGCGAGAAGATCTGCCCCGGGCGTCTCCCGGATGACTTCCCAGCCCTCCAGGAGGATCTTCGCCAATTTGTCTTGCGGCGGTACTTCGAATATGGTCGCCGAATCCTCGAAGAGCGCAGAGAGGCACAGGCAACAGAGCAAGAAATTGCGAGCCAGTATCCGCAGGTTGACGACCCGAGCATCAACGAGACCCCCGAACCCGATGACATGCAGCATGTTGGCGAACTAGCTGAGGAGATGAACCTGGTTGACGATGCTAGCCCGCACGCGAAATCTGTCGGCCCGCGCACTGAAGACGACATGATTGTCGATTTGATCGAGGGCCTGCTGTTCTAAAACCTGTTTCCGCATTTGCCCGACTGCAATTTTCGAGTTGCGCGGTAACAGTTGCGCACAACTCATCCTCAAATGGCTCGAGCCAGCTCTCCAAATACATGGATAGCGCGCTTAAAAAATTTCGATTGAACAATTTATTGCATTTTTGACCAGATATTTACATCAAAAATAACCAAATACGCACTTTCAGAGAATCCGCGAATAGCCTATCGACCGCGCAACTCGATTTTTGCAGATGAACGATGAACCGAGCCATACGCAACTAGAAAAATCCCACTTCGGCGGCAAGCGATTATCAAATAACGCCACAAATAGCATTGACATATGAACATGCGCTCATATACTCGGAAGTAAGTTATATGAGCGCATGTTCATATGAAAGGATGTTGCAATGGGCGACCACGCTGATGAAACAAAGGCAAGCCTCGAACCCGTCGTTCCCACCACCTGCTCGCCCGAGGACCTGCCCGACGAGGAGCTGCTCTACGACCTGGCCGATCTGTTCAAGGTCTTCAGCGACACCACGCGCATCAAGATCCTCTATGCCCTCATGGGCCGCGAGCTGTGTGTGGCAGACATCGCCGAAGCGACCGAGACGTCGCAATCTGCGGTTTCGCACCAGCTGCGCACGCTCAAGCAATCGCACCTGGTCAAATTCCGCCGCGACGGGCGCAATATCCTCTACTCGCTTGCCGACGACCATGTCTACACCATGCTCAACCAAGGCATGAGCCACATCTGCGAATAGCGACCAACCACGGTACCAACGCGGCCTGCACCCAAGCCGCAAAAACAGAGAAAGGAACCCACCATGAAAAAGCAGTTCAAGCTCGACGAGATCGACTGCGCCAACTGCGCGCGCAAGCTTCAGGACGAGCTGGCTAAGCTCGAGGGCGTCAAGTCCGTTTCGGTCAACTTTATGACTCAGAAGTTGACGCTCGAGGCCGACGACGCCGAGTTCGACGAGGTCCTCGACCGCGTCGTGGAGTTTACCGCCGACGCCGAGCCGGACTGCGAGATCATTCTCTAGTCTGCGTATACGCTGACCCGCAAGGCCGCGCTTGCCGCGGCCTTTGCTCGCGAAATTATATGAGCGAGTGTTCATACATTCAAATGGGAGGTTTGAATCATGGCAGCCGCCGATCCCACAAAGAAAAAGAAGAAGCGCAAGAAGAAAGAGTCACTTGAGCACAAGCGAAATCGAATCCTGCTAGCACTGGGTATTTTTGCCGTTGTTTATGCCCTCGACGAGCTCGGCGCCCTCACTATCGCATTTGGGGAGCCCGGCAACGTCTACGCCAGCTTCGCACTGTTCCTCGTGCCGTTTTTGATTGCCGGCTACGACGTGCTCCAGAAGGCATTCAACAACATCCGCCGCGGCAAGGCCTTCGACGAGAGTTTCCTTATGGCAGTCGCAACCATCGGCGCGTTTGCCATGGTGCTCTTCCCCGATACCGACCCGCACATGGCCGAAGGCGCCGCCGTCATGCTGTTCTACCAGGTCGGCGAGCTGTTCCAGGCATACGCCGTGGGCAAGAGCCGCAAGTCGATCAGCGCCATGATGGACATCGCGCCCGACTACGCCAACGTCGAGCAACCCGACGGCACACTCGAACAGGTCTTCCCCGATGACATCGCGGTCGGCACCGTGATCGTGGTCAAGCCGGGCGAGCGCGTGCCTATCGACGGCGTCATCGTCGAGGGCGAAACCCAGCTCGACACCGCCGCGCTCACGGGCGAATCAGTCCCCCGCCCCGCCAAGTCCGGCGACGACATCATCAGCGGCTGCATCAACATGACGGGCCTCATCCACGTACGCACCACCAAGCCCTTTGGCGAGTCCACCGTCGCACGCGTCCTGGAGCTCGTGGAAAATGCCAGCGAAAAGAAGGCGCGCACTGAGAACTTCATCACGCGCTTCGCCCGCGTCTACACGCCCGCCGTCACCGGCGCTGCCGCGGTGCTCGCGCTTGGCGGCGGCTTGGTCACCGGCGCCTGGTCCGACTGGATCCTGCGCGGCCTGACCTTCCTGGTCGTCAGCTGCCCGTGCGCATTGGTGATCAGCGTGCCGCTCAGTTTCTTTGGCGGCATCGGCGGCGCCTCCAAGCTGGGCGTTCTCATCAAGGGTTCTAACTATCTCGAGACGCTCGCCGATGTGGACACCGTCGTCTTTGACAAGACAGGCACCCTCACCAACGGCACGTTCTCGGTGGTCGCGGTAGACCCCGAGGCTGGCTACACCGAGCAGTCGTTGCTTGAAGTCGCAGCCCTTGCGGAGTCGTTCTCCGATCACCCCATCGCGCAGTCCGTGCGTGTCGCCTACCAGAGCGAGGTCGACCCCAAGCGCGTTAGCAACTCCACCAACGACGCGGGCCACGGCGTGACGGCAACCATCGACGGCAAGCACGTCGTCGTTGGCAATGCCAAGATGCTTGCTGCGGCCGGTATCGACGCTCCCAATTGCGAGGTTGTCGGCACGATCCTCCATGTGCTCGTTGACGGCGTTTACGCCGGCCACATCGTGATTGCAGACACCGTTAAGGCCGACGCCGAGCAGACGATCCGCGACCTGCACGCCGCCGGCGTCAAGCGCACCGTCATGCTCACGGGCGACCGCGAGGAGGTTGCGGCGTCTGTGGCTAAGCAGCTGGGGCTCGACGAGTTCCACGCGCAGCTGCTGCCGGGCGACAAGGTCGAGCGCGTCGAGGCATTGCTCGCGGGCGAAAGCGGCAAGGGCAAGCTCGCTTTTGTCGGCGACGGTATCAACGACGCACCCGTGCTTACCCGCGCAGACGTTGGCATCGCCATGGGCGCTATGGGCTCGGACGCCGCAATTGAGGCGGCGGACGTCGTGCTCATGGATGACAAGCCGTCCAACATCTCCCGCGCGATCCGCGTGGCGCGCAAGACCATGTCGATTGTTTGGCAGAACATCATCTTTGCGCTGGGCATTAAGTTGCTGATTCTGGTGCTTGCGGCACTGGGCATCGCCAACATGTGGCTTGCCGTGTTCGGCGACGTAGGCGTGGCGATTATCGCCATCCTGAATGCCATGCGCGCGATGGGTGTCAAGAACCTGTAGCGCTGTCCGGCCGGGGCCGGGCTTGGTTTTGAAAACGTCCTCGCGCATGAGGCCCGTCTTTCCTGCTCCTGCGGAGCTGCGGAAAGGCGGGCCTCGCGCTGCGGAGTGTTTTCAAAACCAAGCCCGGACCCGGCCTGCGGTGACACAGC
Proteins encoded in this region:
- a CDS encoding DUF308 domain-containing protein → MGIFKNDDQKSSQFGFDEKSMAGKAVKAVRWIYAITGVVALLAGIALLFAPAKSLVFLTTVLGFYFVITAAIRLFTAIFEPLLPTGWRVTSIISNLLIILGGVIILRNQAFSTATLTTLVVVVAGFGWIVEGVMSILESELSSNRALAILSGALSIIAGMFVFIYPLWSAKMLVIFSGAALLVFGVTLIVRAIQFGKMVH
- a CDS encoding DUF188 domain-containing protein, translating into MPRTLFIDADACPVTRESIDCARRAGVAVVIAGNSTQNLERHIRRDDPRDAQHARRGFWVSTLDVSVGADSADFAIVERLQAGDVVVTQDIGLASMVLGRDAAAIGVRGRVYDKATIDMQLFIRHEEKKVRRAGGRTRGPAAFTGEDRARFKRNLTELLR
- a CDS encoding arsenic efflux protein, coding for MDLLIDILLDAGKDTLSLVPFLLVTYLALETLEHVAGDRVNGAIKRAGAAGPVVGSLLGIVPQCGFSAMAATLYAGRVVTLGTLVAVFLSTSDEMLPLLLAEQVPVQTMAMLLASKALIALVTGFIVDAAIRGLRRNARAHAAIRRTVLGTAANPAHVNCAHDDHTGGDIIDEVAEAGVSADHIHELCERDHCGCDDDEDGHGHDHNHGRHHDHDHAGEHEHHHGHDHGHSHEGAPVLSIIRSAISHTVQVSVFIFLVTLILVAVLETFGESAIEQFLRGNETLAVLGSALVGLIPNCSASVVITQLYLEGALQLAPMLAGTLISAGVGYLVLFRTNRSARENALFLVMMYVIGAGWGLVLSAFGL
- a CDS encoding 3'-5' exonuclease translates to MNVSQALEYERQPFIPMFIYGDHGAMESERQKGEEALKVLETEYFTAEGDPGFDFATVRDLADRNRDLCDQIGEARLRNVTPATLSRGLSDADTCAAIGKMQKRTAASVMREIRGDRDALGVAYARKPIQGTVLGIDIETTGRAPERGYIINVGWEIMELTSDAVPHDAEAHYCGLPDIYRGEDVPLSNIHHITWDDIDGKTPFRENKELQKQLLKLMKKYPYMAHNAAFEDSWFKIHLDGYAEARRAGKIIVIDSRQICRSLDADVRSLPRESAPAALENWARRRGTLAADANEQHLGLDDTDLMLRTVQAEFNLKNLFAK
- a CDS encoding endonuclease domain-containing protein, whose protein sequence is MGIVLSHATARAVYQAAESVALFTTDHIPMEKIRASIPTEPDLQTAQSWLNGKGIESKTIHVLTYSNNARRHCDRCVCHRTRYTFDSESYLGLEAGVYIVDIKLCALQAANDLSLRELVEYYFEICGSYALDASNETGYRERPALTNTEALRNFFSQASGYRGSNNAIKALGYVRDGCRSPLETAFVMMLTMPKSVGGFGIRAIKTDFPVPVPKRYSALTRRTVFYFDALLEKSMTDIEYNGFFHDEPEQQAIDEERRNTLRNMGYAVITISRHSFFKQSAFRRVMEAIRIREKICPGRLPDDFPALQEDLRQFVLRRYFEYGRRILEERREAQATEQEIASQYPQVDDPSINETPEPDDMQHVGELAEEMNLVDDASPHAKSVGPRTEDDMIVDLIEGLLF
- a CDS encoding metalloregulator ArsR/SmtB family transcription factor, which produces MGDHADETKASLEPVVPTTCSPEDLPDEELLYDLADLFKVFSDTTRIKILYALMGRELCVADIAEATETSQSAVSHQLRTLKQSHLVKFRRDGRNILYSLADDHVYTMLNQGMSHICE
- a CDS encoding heavy-metal-associated domain-containing protein is translated as MKKQFKLDEIDCANCARKLQDELAKLEGVKSVSVNFMTQKLTLEADDAEFDEVLDRVVEFTADAEPDCEIIL
- a CDS encoding heavy metal translocating P-type ATPase, with the translated sequence MAAADPTKKKKKRKKKESLEHKRNRILLALGIFAVVYALDELGALTIAFGEPGNVYASFALFLVPFLIAGYDVLQKAFNNIRRGKAFDESFLMAVATIGAFAMVLFPDTDPHMAEGAAVMLFYQVGELFQAYAVGKSRKSISAMMDIAPDYANVEQPDGTLEQVFPDDIAVGTVIVVKPGERVPIDGVIVEGETQLDTAALTGESVPRPAKSGDDIISGCINMTGLIHVRTTKPFGESTVARVLELVENASEKKARTENFITRFARVYTPAVTGAAAVLALGGGLVTGAWSDWILRGLTFLVVSCPCALVISVPLSFFGGIGGASKLGVLIKGSNYLETLADVDTVVFDKTGTLTNGTFSVVAVDPEAGYTEQSLLEVAALAESFSDHPIAQSVRVAYQSEVDPKRVSNSTNDAGHGVTATIDGKHVVVGNAKMLAAAGIDAPNCEVVGTILHVLVDGVYAGHIVIADTVKADAEQTIRDLHAAGVKRTVMLTGDREEVAASVAKQLGLDEFHAQLLPGDKVERVEALLAGESGKGKLAFVGDGINDAPVLTRADVGIAMGAMGSDAAIEAADVVLMDDKPSNISRAIRVARKTMSIVWQNIIFALGIKLLILVLAALGIANMWLAVFGDVGVAIIAILNAMRAMGVKNL